Proteins encoded by one window of Brevibacterium atlanticum:
- a CDS encoding acetyl/propionyl/methylcrotonyl-CoA carboxylase subunit alpha has product MIRKILVANRAEIASRVFRTAAGMGLSTVAVYSDPDREAPFVSDADEAVPLGGSTPAESYLRADAIIAAAKLTGADAIHPGYGFLSENAEFAQSCADAGIRFIGPSPDAITKMGSKLAARELMERSGVPVLPGKDLTGTDADTAASYADEIGWPVLVKASFGGGGRGMRVVRDRGELAEAIESARREAGSAFGNDTVFLEHYVDEPRHVEMQIFGDEAGTVVHLNERECSIQRRHQKILEESPSPAVDQELRAAMGDAAVKAGKALSYVGAGTVEFLLAPDGSFYFLEVNTRLQVEHPVTELVTGLDLVRLQIDVADGRPLPSDLSNPSISGWAIEARLYAEDVDQGFLPAAGTLDEFDIPMLPGVRLDSGVVAGSVVSTNYDPMLAKVIAHGATRTEALARLAKTLRQTKVAGVTTNRTLLVGVLEDQDFASGRMDTHFLDRVSISDLQAVGDIGDASCFALAAALADQALNRSRARSLTSVPTGFRNSPVGLQERTLLRGETEHRVEYRLNRAPLFRVDGEELDVTVENATAEAVVLIVDGVRRSFTISSVNETVIVSEPRGSVTFVRAPRFPDASDQIDPGSLVAPMPGTVVRLNVSVGDVVAEGDTLVVLEAMKMEHSVKAATGGTVTEVPVAAGSPVDNGQTLVVLAGDTEETSADDAAEGKE; this is encoded by the coding sequence ATGATCAGAAAGATTCTTGTCGCCAACCGGGCGGAGATCGCCTCTCGTGTCTTCCGCACTGCTGCTGGCATGGGGCTGTCCACCGTCGCTGTGTATTCGGATCCCGACCGGGAAGCACCCTTCGTCAGCGATGCTGACGAAGCGGTGCCGTTGGGCGGGTCGACGCCTGCCGAATCCTACCTGCGCGCCGACGCGATCATCGCGGCTGCCAAGCTCACCGGAGCCGACGCTATCCACCCCGGCTACGGCTTCCTCTCGGAGAACGCCGAGTTCGCACAGTCATGCGCCGATGCGGGAATCCGCTTCATCGGGCCCAGCCCCGATGCGATCACGAAGATGGGATCCAAGCTCGCCGCTCGTGAGCTGATGGAACGATCGGGAGTCCCGGTCCTTCCAGGAAAGGACCTCACAGGCACCGACGCGGATACGGCCGCCTCCTACGCCGACGAGATCGGCTGGCCGGTGCTCGTGAAGGCGTCGTTCGGTGGAGGCGGGCGCGGCATGCGAGTCGTCCGCGACCGCGGAGAACTCGCCGAGGCGATCGAATCGGCCCGTCGGGAGGCGGGCTCGGCCTTCGGCAATGACACCGTCTTCCTCGAGCACTATGTCGACGAGCCGCGACATGTCGAGATGCAGATCTTCGGTGACGAGGCGGGCACGGTCGTGCATCTGAACGAGCGCGAGTGCTCCATCCAACGTCGCCACCAGAAGATCCTCGAAGAGTCGCCGTCGCCGGCGGTCGACCAAGAGCTGCGCGCTGCGATGGGCGATGCGGCAGTAAAGGCAGGAAAAGCACTGAGCTATGTGGGCGCCGGTACCGTCGAATTCCTCCTCGCACCCGATGGCAGCTTCTACTTCCTCGAGGTCAACACTCGTCTGCAGGTCGAGCACCCCGTGACGGAGCTCGTCACCGGGCTCGATCTGGTCCGACTGCAGATCGATGTCGCCGACGGACGTCCGCTGCCGAGCGATCTGTCGAATCCGAGTATCAGCGGCTGGGCGATCGAAGCCCGCCTGTATGCCGAGGACGTCGACCAGGGGTTCCTGCCCGCTGCCGGAACCCTCGACGAGTTCGACATTCCGATGCTGCCGGGGGTCCGGCTCGACAGCGGAGTGGTCGCCGGCAGCGTCGTATCGACGAACTACGACCCGATGCTGGCCAAAGTCATCGCCCACGGTGCCACTCGTACGGAGGCGCTGGCCCGATTGGCCAAGACGCTGAGACAGACGAAGGTCGCGGGCGTGACGACCAACCGCACGCTGCTCGTCGGCGTCCTCGAGGACCAGGACTTCGCATCCGGCCGCATGGACACGCACTTCTTGGACCGAGTGTCGATCTCGGACCTCCAGGCGGTCGGCGACATCGGTGACGCGAGCTGCTTTGCGCTTGCAGCAGCACTGGCGGATCAAGCCCTCAACCGCTCACGTGCCCGCTCACTGACGTCTGTGCCCACCGGGTTCCGCAACAGTCCTGTCGGACTGCAGGAACGTACTCTTCTCCGAGGAGAGACAGAGCACCGGGTCGAATACCGTCTGAATCGCGCCCCCCTCTTCCGCGTCGACGGAGAAGAGCTCGACGTGACCGTGGAGAACGCGACGGCTGAGGCAGTGGTCCTCATCGTCGACGGTGTCCGTCGCAGCTTCACGATCAGTTCCGTGAACGAGACAGTGATCGTGTCGGAGCCGCGCGGGAGCGTGACCTTCGTCCGCGCACCGCGCTTCCCCGATGCCAGCGATCAGATCGATCCCGGTTCCCTCGTCGCTCCGATGCCGGGAACGGTCGTCCGCCTCAACGTGTCCGTGGGCGATGTGGTGGCCGAAGGCGATACGCTCGTCGTCCTCGAGGCGATGAAGATGGAGCATTCGGTGAAAGCCGCGACAGGCGGCACCGTCACCGAAGTTCCGGTCGCGGCCGGATCACCGGTCGACAACGGTCAGACGCTCGTCGTCCTCGCCGGGGACACCGAAGAGACGAGCGCCGACGACGCAGCCGAAGGAAAAGAGTGA
- a CDS encoding sodium:solute symporter family transporter: MSDPTIIVFVAVTYLTMMIVVGTWANRRAKSSREFLAAGQSLGFFVMAIASFSSVQSGWGMVGATGAAATWGLGGLAVGILAPLGFILTWFLLGGKLRALAHHYGAYSIPDLLSIRDGKKSMMFWMSIALTIGAIGYMTAQVVAAGVLTSLLLGPPFAASLIIGSGVVIVYTVAGSLAYAYINGTTGGRNHEPDES, encoded by the coding sequence TTGAGCGACCCAACAATCATCGTCTTTGTTGCCGTCACCTATCTCACGATGATGATCGTTGTCGGAACCTGGGCAAACCGACGAGCGAAATCATCAAGAGAATTCCTTGCAGCGGGCCAGTCGCTCGGATTCTTCGTCATGGCGATTGCGTCATTTTCGTCAGTCCAAAGCGGCTGGGGAATGGTCGGTGCCACCGGTGCTGCAGCAACATGGGGTCTTGGCGGCTTGGCGGTCGGAATCCTTGCCCCGTTGGGGTTCATCCTCACCTGGTTCCTTCTTGGCGGAAAGCTCAGAGCCCTGGCGCACCATTACGGTGCTTACAGCATTCCTGATCTCCTCAGCATCAGAGACGGCAAGAAATCGATGATGTTCTGGATGTCGATTGCTCTGACCATCGGAGCCATCGGTTACATGACAGCACAAGTCGTGGCTGCGGGCGTTCTCACATCCCTCTTGCTGGGGCCGCCGTTCGCTGCTTCATTGATCATCGGCTCAGGAGTGGTGATTGTCTACACAGTTGCCGGTTCGCTCGCATACGCCTATATCAACGGAACAACAGGAGGCAGAAATCATGAACCAGACGAGTCCTGA
- a CDS encoding TIGR03084 family metal-binding protein, with amino-acid sequence MTKTEIVEELCSDLVLEQDRLREVLVGLAEADWTLPTPAVNWTIHDQIAHLAHFDFITRLAISRPDRFVAVRETMVDLQTYVDLIGPANLSRTGEDMQRWWSEESSKLIDAIATADPERRVPWFGPQMSLPSKITARIMETWAHGQDIRDALGVTSSSSPNLVHVARIGALALPNSFAVRGMDVPTAAVRVELDADDGTVWSAGPEHAAEKVTGPLEDFCLVVTQRRHVADTALQTDGSTASTWMEIAQAFAGPPGPGRAPGQFAAPTHSTPDHENGGQS; translated from the coding sequence ATGACCAAGACGGAGATCGTCGAAGAACTGTGCAGCGACCTCGTACTGGAGCAAGATCGCCTGCGCGAAGTACTCGTCGGTCTCGCTGAAGCCGACTGGACATTGCCCACGCCGGCAGTGAACTGGACGATTCACGACCAGATCGCGCATCTCGCCCATTTCGACTTCATCACTCGCCTGGCGATCTCACGGCCTGACCGCTTCGTCGCCGTTCGCGAGACGATGGTCGACCTGCAGACCTATGTCGACCTCATCGGACCGGCGAACCTGTCTCGGACAGGTGAGGACATGCAGCGATGGTGGAGCGAGGAGTCGTCGAAGCTCATCGACGCGATCGCGACGGCCGACCCGGAGAGGCGAGTTCCCTGGTTCGGTCCTCAGATGAGCCTGCCGTCGAAGATCACGGCACGCATCATGGAGACCTGGGCGCACGGTCAGGACATCAGGGACGCGCTGGGAGTGACCTCCTCGTCCTCGCCCAATCTCGTCCACGTCGCCAGGATAGGCGCACTCGCCCTTCCCAACAGCTTCGCGGTCCGCGGCATGGACGTGCCGACAGCCGCCGTCCGAGTCGAGCTCGATGCCGATGACGGAACGGTGTGGAGCGCGGGACCCGAGCACGCGGCGGAGAAGGTGACCGGGCCGCTTGAGGATTTCTGCCTCGTCGTCACCCAACGACGGCACGTCGCCGACACTGCCCTGCAAACCGACGGTTCGACGGCTTCCACATGGATGGAGATCGCGCAGGCATTCGCCGGTCCTCCTGGGCCAGGACGCGCGCCGGGCCAGTTCGCCGCCCCTACGCACTCAACTCCCGACCACGAAAACGGAGGCCAATCATGA
- a CDS encoding acyl-CoA carboxylase subunit beta, with product MQVLKSTFDFDSDIAAENRKGNLALIAALEEEQRKAAAGGGEKYVLRHRDRGKLPVHDRVELLLDEDAPFLELSTVAAWGTDYQVGASAVTGIGVVSDVECMIIAHDPTVRGGASNPYTWKKVLRATAIAQENRLPVINLVESGGGDLERQSELFVPAGRLFHDLTALSASGVPTLALVFGNSTAGGAYVPGMCDYTVMVAEQAKVFLGGPPLVKMATGEDTDDESLGGGDMHARVSGLADYLAQDERECIAIGRQIVEHLAWRKLGPGPTEAADEPIYDPEELLDIASVDLKVPFDPREVLARVVDGSRFEEYKPLYGSALVTGWASIHGYPVGILANARGILFNQEAKKGAEFIMLCNQTDTPLIFLQNTTGFMVGTEYEQNGIIKDGSKLINAVTNSRVPHLTINLAASYGAGNYGMSGRSYDPRLLFTWPNSKTAIMGPEQLGGVMSIVGRQAAAASGREFDEEADARRRAETEEKVESESLALYMSGQCYDDGIIDPRDTRTVLGIGLSMCHTQKISGTRGFGVFRM from the coding sequence ATGCAGGTTCTGAAAAGCACATTCGACTTCGACAGCGATATCGCGGCGGAGAATCGCAAGGGTAATCTCGCTCTCATCGCGGCTTTGGAGGAGGAGCAGCGCAAAGCTGCCGCCGGAGGTGGGGAGAAGTACGTTCTTCGCCACCGTGACCGCGGGAAGCTGCCTGTGCACGACCGTGTCGAACTGCTGCTTGACGAGGACGCCCCGTTCCTTGAGCTTTCGACTGTTGCCGCCTGGGGCACTGACTACCAGGTCGGTGCCAGCGCAGTCACCGGCATCGGCGTGGTCAGCGATGTCGAATGCATGATCATCGCCCATGACCCCACGGTCAGGGGAGGGGCATCGAACCCGTACACGTGGAAGAAGGTGCTGCGGGCGACGGCGATCGCGCAGGAGAACCGCCTGCCCGTCATCAACCTCGTCGAATCCGGAGGCGGAGACCTCGAACGGCAGTCGGAGCTGTTCGTCCCTGCCGGACGCCTGTTCCACGACCTCACTGCCCTGTCGGCCTCCGGGGTCCCCACGCTTGCTCTCGTCTTCGGCAACTCGACGGCCGGCGGCGCCTATGTTCCTGGCATGTGCGATTACACGGTGATGGTCGCCGAGCAGGCGAAGGTGTTCCTCGGCGGACCTCCGCTGGTGAAGATGGCGACCGGGGAGGACACGGACGACGAGAGCTTGGGCGGCGGCGACATGCATGCGCGAGTGTCCGGTCTCGCCGACTATCTCGCTCAGGACGAACGCGAATGCATCGCCATCGGTCGTCAGATCGTCGAGCACCTCGCGTGGCGGAAGCTCGGTCCAGGGCCCACGGAGGCGGCAGACGAACCGATCTACGACCCCGAAGAGCTGCTCGACATCGCATCGGTCGATCTCAAGGTGCCGTTCGACCCCCGAGAGGTTCTGGCACGCGTCGTCGACGGTTCCCGCTTCGAGGAGTACAAGCCGCTCTACGGGTCCGCGCTCGTGACCGGGTGGGCTTCGATCCACGGCTATCCGGTCGGCATCCTCGCCAACGCTCGCGGGATCCTGTTCAACCAGGAGGCGAAGAAGGGCGCTGAGTTCATCATGCTCTGCAATCAGACCGACACGCCGCTGATCTTCCTGCAGAACACCACGGGTTTCATGGTCGGCACCGAATACGAGCAGAACGGCATCATCAAGGACGGATCGAAGCTCATCAATGCGGTCACGAACAGCCGTGTGCCTCATCTGACGATCAACCTCGCTGCTTCCTACGGAGCAGGCAACTACGGCATGTCGGGCCGGTCCTACGACCCTCGTCTCCTCTTCACCTGGCCGAATTCGAAGACCGCGATCATGGGCCCAGAGCAGCTCGGCGGCGTGATGTCGATCGTCGGGCGCCAGGCTGCCGCCGCGTCAGGACGAGAATTCGACGAGGAGGCCGACGCCCGCCGTCGGGCCGAGACGGAAGAGAAGGTCGAAAGCGAGTCGCTCGCCCTGTATATGAGTGGTCAGTGCTACGACGACGGAATCATCGACCCCCGTGACACCCGCACAGTGCTCGGCATCGGTCTGTCCATGTGTCACACGCAGAAGATCAGCGGCACCCGCGGCTTCGGCGTATTCAGGATGTGA
- a CDS encoding enoyl-CoA hydratase-related protein → MPQLVKVSTTDSNVALIEMAHPPVNAWSVAFIDEFIESVTSVALSDLRCVVVTGGPLIFSAGGDFDHFRRMAEHGGTERFAHRVQQLTGAVAELPMPTIAAINGSALGGGYELSLACDLRFAGANARIGLPETHWGVLPGAGGTQRLARLTTPGFAKRLIFSAAPMAASAALPLGGVDFVTESDDCLPAAFELAEQIAHNSPRAVRAAKLAVDAGVDSSVSVGFAQEREGLIGLLGGADFREGIDAFFERRPPVY, encoded by the coding sequence ATGCCACAGCTTGTTAAAGTCTCAACCACCGATAGCAATGTGGCACTGATCGAGATGGCCCACCCGCCTGTCAATGCCTGGAGTGTTGCCTTCATTGATGAATTCATCGAATCCGTAACCAGTGTTGCCTTGAGTGATCTGCGATGTGTGGTGGTCACCGGCGGACCTCTGATCTTCAGTGCAGGCGGAGACTTCGACCATTTCCGAAGAATGGCTGAGCACGGTGGCACTGAGCGGTTCGCGCATCGGGTGCAACAGCTGACGGGTGCTGTCGCTGAGCTGCCGATGCCGACGATCGCGGCCATCAATGGAAGTGCTCTCGGTGGCGGGTACGAGCTGTCACTGGCATGTGATCTGCGCTTTGCCGGAGCGAACGCTCGGATCGGTCTGCCTGAAACACATTGGGGCGTGCTCCCCGGGGCAGGCGGAACGCAGCGTCTGGCCCGACTGACGACGCCGGGGTTTGCCAAACGGCTCATCTTTTCGGCGGCACCGATGGCAGCTTCCGCGGCGTTGCCGCTGGGCGGCGTTGACTTTGTCACCGAGAGCGACGACTGCCTGCCTGCTGCATTTGAACTCGCCGAGCAGATTGCCCACAACAGTCCGAGGGCGGTCCGTGCTGCAAAGCTCGCTGTTGACGCGGGTGTCGATTCTTCCGTTTCGGTCGGGTTCGCGCAGGAGCGCGAGGGACTGATAGGTCTGCTTGGTGGTGCCGACTTCCGTGAGGGCATTGACGCCTTCTTCGAACGGAGGCCGCCCGTTTACTGA
- a CDS encoding acyclic terpene utilization AtuA family protein, translated as MTAQRPLRIGNYAGFYGDRLSAAQDMVTQGPIDVLTGDYLAELTMLILWKAKQKDPDAGFAKTFLLQMEEILGTCLDRGIKVVANAGGLNPEGLVTKLSQLSERLGLSPRLAYVDGDDILDRIPELQARGIDLAHLDTGTPLADSTGDPVTANAYLGGWGITEALGAGADIVVCPRVTDASLVVGAAAWWHGWERTDFDALAGAVAAGHVIECGPQACGGNYPWLDELEDRRQPGYPIAEVAGDGSSVITKHEGTGGTVTVGTVTAQLLYEIGPPGYLNPDVIARFDTARLSQEAPDRVRIEGVRGEAPTDSLKVALNRRGGYRNSVTMVVTGQSIEEKAAWAQEQLFADLGGRDQFDDVDVHLARFDRTDAETEQLAGAHLTVTVKSTDKEKVGRRFSNAATGLYLGGYAGFHTLTPPSDASSFGVYWPTLVPAAEVEHTVTLPDGQVRTIAPIRASSDEQRDTQVPDVQLPPVPEGPTERAALGLICGARSGDKGGNVNVGLWTRDAHAYSWLREWMTIERFRSVVPEIGDLPVAWYELPNLYAVNFVVTGLLGDGVASSTRPDPQAKALGEYVRSRFADIPKSLLNRGE; from the coding sequence ATGACCGCACAGCGACCCTTGCGCATCGGCAACTACGCCGGATTCTACGGTGACCGTCTCTCAGCAGCCCAGGACATGGTCACACAGGGTCCCATCGACGTGCTCACCGGCGACTATCTCGCCGAACTCACCATGCTCATCCTGTGGAAGGCCAAGCAGAAGGATCCGGACGCCGGCTTTGCCAAGACGTTTCTCCTGCAGATGGAGGAGATCCTCGGCACCTGCCTCGATCGTGGCATCAAAGTGGTCGCCAATGCGGGTGGGCTCAATCCCGAAGGTCTCGTCACCAAGCTCTCGCAGCTCTCGGAGCGCCTCGGCCTCTCACCCCGACTCGCCTACGTCGACGGCGACGACATCCTCGATCGCATCCCTGAGCTGCAGGCACGGGGCATCGATCTTGCGCACCTCGACACGGGGACGCCGCTGGCCGATTCCACCGGGGACCCCGTCACGGCCAATGCGTACCTGGGCGGGTGGGGCATCACCGAGGCACTGGGAGCGGGAGCCGACATCGTCGTGTGTCCGCGCGTCACCGATGCTTCCCTGGTGGTCGGTGCCGCCGCCTGGTGGCACGGATGGGAACGCACGGATTTCGATGCTCTCGCCGGAGCCGTGGCGGCAGGTCATGTCATCGAATGCGGACCGCAGGCCTGCGGCGGAAACTATCCCTGGCTCGACGAACTCGAGGACCGGCGTCAGCCGGGATATCCCATCGCCGAGGTAGCCGGTGACGGTTCGTCGGTGATCACGAAACACGAGGGCACGGGCGGAACGGTGACGGTCGGCACGGTCACCGCCCAACTGCTGTACGAGATCGGTCCACCCGGCTACCTCAATCCCGATGTCATCGCGCGCTTCGACACCGCCCGACTGTCTCAGGAAGCCCCCGACCGGGTCCGTATCGAAGGAGTCCGCGGGGAGGCGCCGACCGATTCGCTCAAGGTGGCGCTCAATCGCCGAGGAGGATACCGGAACTCGGTGACCATGGTGGTGACCGGGCAGTCGATCGAGGAGAAGGCGGCCTGGGCTCAGGAGCAGCTTTTCGCGGATCTGGGCGGACGCGATCAGTTCGACGACGTCGACGTGCATTTGGCCCGATTCGATCGTACCGATGCCGAGACCGAACAGCTCGCAGGCGCCCATCTGACTGTCACGGTCAAGAGCACTGACAAAGAGAAGGTGGGACGCCGGTTCTCCAATGCGGCCACGGGCCTCTACCTGGGTGGCTATGCGGGCTTCCACACGCTCACTCCTCCATCGGACGCCTCGTCATTCGGAGTGTATTGGCCCACCCTGGTGCCGGCAGCGGAGGTCGAACACACCGTCACACTGCCTGACGGGCAGGTCCGCACGATTGCACCGATCAGGGCATCCTCCGACGAGCAGCGTGACACCCAGGTCCCTGACGTTCAGCTGCCTCCAGTTCCCGAGGGCCCGACCGAACGCGCGGCACTCGGGCTCATCTGCGGAGCCCGATCGGGCGACAAGGGCGGAAACGTCAACGTCGGACTCTGGACGCGGGACGCGCATGCCTACTCGTGGCTGCGCGAGTGGATGACGATCGAACGTTTCCGGTCGGTTGTCCCCGAGATCGGCGACCTTCCGGTGGCCTGGTACGAGCTGCCGAACCTGTACGCCGTCAACTTCGTCGTCACAGGACTGCTGGGCGACGGCGTTGCGTCGTCGACACGTCCTGACCCCCAGGCCAAAGCCCTCGGAGAATACGTCCGTTCGCGTTTTGCCGACATCCCGAAATCACTTCTGAACAGAGGAGAATGA
- a CDS encoding enoyl-CoA hydratase/isomerase family protein codes for MNTVTEETNTAGEQVLYEVIDRTAWITINRPQARNALNAAVREGLRECFLAAEGDDEVAVIVLTGAGQKAFCAGGDLKEMADASLTIPPPDYVPQPNRTLDISKPIIAAVNGLALAGGFLLAQSADLIVAAENAKFGVTEIKIGRGAPWAAPLAWLIPPRIAMEMLVTGDPLAADRAYEVGLVNDVVPAERLQERVAELAATIAANAPLSVRAGKATVYATAHHTRDEAFDAAEDIWRDVYLSEDAQEGLQAFVEKRKPMWQAR; via the coding sequence GTGAACACAGTGACGGAGGAGACGAACACCGCTGGAGAACAGGTTCTCTACGAGGTCATCGATCGGACAGCGTGGATCACCATCAACCGTCCCCAGGCCCGCAATGCTCTCAATGCCGCGGTTCGGGAAGGCCTCAGGGAATGCTTCCTCGCAGCCGAGGGCGACGACGAGGTGGCCGTCATCGTGCTCACGGGCGCCGGTCAGAAGGCGTTCTGCGCGGGCGGAGATCTCAAGGAGATGGCCGATGCGTCATTGACCATCCCCCCGCCCGATTACGTGCCTCAGCCGAATCGCACCCTCGACATCAGCAAACCGATCATTGCGGCCGTCAACGGCCTCGCTCTGGCGGGCGGATTCCTGCTCGCACAGTCCGCTGACCTCATCGTGGCGGCGGAGAACGCCAAGTTCGGCGTCACCGAGATCAAGATCGGTCGCGGGGCTCCCTGGGCGGCACCACTGGCATGGCTGATACCGCCGCGGATCGCTATGGAGATGCTCGTCACCGGAGATCCCCTTGCAGCGGACCGGGCCTACGAGGTCGGCCTCGTCAATGATGTGGTGCCCGCCGAGCGACTCCAGGAACGGGTCGCCGAACTCGCGGCCACGATCGCTGCGAACGCTCCGCTCTCGGTGCGAGCAGGCAAGGCGACCGTCTATGCGACGGCTCATCACACGAGAGATGAGGCCTTCGATGCCGCCGAGGACATTTGGCGCGATGTCTATCTCAGTGAGGACGCCCAGGAGGGGCTGCAGGCGTTCGTGGAGAAGAGGAAACCGATGTGGCAGGCTCGATGA
- a CDS encoding AMP-binding protein has translation MSLDVTSLYNRRADQRWNRVCTADLIERVTWSTPEHDAIIGLDGATSSDRYARLTYREADELANRVAHALLGAGLDRGGRIAMFVENSVEAYVFRLGAAKIGTVVAPINPALRSDVIAHTLGVLDPGFIAVDAELFERVSPGLDEAGLKAHMTFEIGGSAVAGTVSFDDFVEGQPDREPSGTVHGDDIAEILFTSGTTAMPKGVMLSHTSATLAAHGFALSLTRGLKFESDLVLVTCLPMMYHIGHHIFALATMAVGGTFVMGRRPDPAVIAEALSAEQATALWGGSPAMVDALTSELEEQDISLPHLTTVTYGWAALPPSVLDRLRARAPQVHPFAIFGQTESISCHRFWPDGDDELYRRTSPTENYVGYPSPLLASRIVDPLGEPIDENTDTVGEAVYRSPVMVAGYYKNENATREAFRGGWFSSGDSCRYGEGGRRIMVDRLKDIVKSGGENVSSLRVESVLVQHPAVTQAAVVGLPDERWGEAVTAVIVPRGQAPDPAEIIAYAREHLAGFETPKHVIYRDELPSTVGGKILKYKLRQGLTIESPAPDA, from the coding sequence ATGTCTCTAGATGTCACCTCTCTCTACAACCGGCGCGCGGACCAGCGGTGGAACCGCGTCTGCACAGCGGACCTCATCGAGCGGGTCACGTGGAGCACGCCGGAGCACGACGCCATCATCGGACTCGACGGCGCAACTTCGTCCGACCGCTATGCACGACTGACGTACCGAGAAGCAGACGAGCTCGCCAACCGCGTCGCCCACGCCCTCCTCGGCGCAGGGCTCGATCGGGGCGGTCGGATCGCGATGTTCGTGGAGAATTCCGTCGAAGCCTATGTCTTCCGCCTCGGCGCCGCGAAGATCGGAACAGTGGTCGCACCGATCAACCCTGCGCTGCGCTCGGATGTCATCGCGCATACGCTCGGAGTGCTCGACCCCGGATTCATCGCCGTCGACGCAGAACTCTTCGAGCGGGTCTCGCCCGGCCTCGACGAAGCCGGGCTGAAGGCGCACATGACGTTCGAGATCGGCGGATCGGCAGTTGCCGGCACTGTGTCGTTCGACGACTTCGTCGAGGGACAGCCCGATCGCGAGCCCTCAGGCACCGTCCACGGCGACGATATCGCCGAGATCCTGTTCACCTCTGGGACCACAGCCATGCCCAAGGGCGTCATGCTCTCTCACACGAGCGCGACATTGGCCGCGCATGGATTCGCCCTCAGCCTCACTCGAGGACTGAAGTTCGAAAGCGACCTCGTCCTGGTCACCTGCCTGCCGATGATGTACCACATCGGACACCACATCTTCGCACTTGCGACCATGGCTGTCGGGGGCACTTTCGTCATGGGGCGACGACCCGATCCCGCAGTGATCGCAGAGGCTCTGTCAGCAGAGCAGGCCACGGCCCTCTGGGGCGGCTCACCGGCGATGGTCGACGCCCTCACCTCGGAGCTCGAGGAGCAGGATATCTCCCTTCCGCACCTCACCACCGTCACCTACGGCTGGGCCGCACTGCCCCCATCCGTCCTCGACCGGCTGCGCGCGCGGGCACCACAGGTCCACCCCTTCGCGATCTTCGGACAGACGGAGTCGATCTCATGTCACCGATTCTGGCCGGACGGCGACGACGAGCTCTACCGACGGACTTCTCCCACCGAGAACTACGTCGGTTATCCGAGCCCGCTCCTCGCGTCTCGGATCGTCGATCCCCTGGGAGAGCCGATCGACGAAAACACGGATACGGTCGGAGAGGCCGTCTACCGATCTCCGGTCATGGTTGCCGGCTACTACAAGAATGAGAACGCTACCCGGGAAGCGTTTCGGGGTGGATGGTTCAGCTCCGGAGACTCATGTCGCTATGGGGAAGGCGGCCGTCGCATCATGGTCGACCGCCTCAAGGACATCGTCAAATCCGGTGGTGAGAATGTATCATCCCTACGCGTCGAATCAGTGCTCGTCCAACATCCCGCGGTCACCCAGGCCGCTGTCGTCGGGCTGCCCGACGAGAGGTGGGGTGAAGCGGTCACCGCGGTGATCGTGCCCCGAGGCCAGGCCCCCGACCCGGCAGAGATCATCGCGTATGCCCGTGAGCATCTGGCAGGCTTCGAGACACCCAAGCACGTGATCTACCGTGACGAACTGCCGTCGACCGTCGGCGGCAAGATCCTCAAGTACAAGCTGAGGCAGGGACTCACGATCGAATCACCGGCACCCGACGCATGA